In the Tamandua tetradactyla isolate mTamTet1 chromosome 8, mTamTet1.pri, whole genome shotgun sequence genome, TTGAGTGCGTCCGCTTttctggcctgagatttcttgacttcaggccaaagcttccattgttctgcctCTAAAGTTATATTTCCTCCAACTTTTCCctttttgtccagactggcagtggttccatttattcaGATCCTACAATACTCCTGTTGGTTTTCTATGGAGGaggctgggatcatgcccatcagacaaaagggcTTTCCAAAAATccctcctggataactccatattCAATCCTCCCTTGTCCTGTAagggctgactgcttccatgtttggtcaAATCCTCACGTGCGGCTCTGCTCTCTGGAGTCTCCTTATCTGGAAGCAGGGAATTTTCCATAACATCCATTTCTGGTTTCGTTGAACTCTAGATTTCAATTCTCATAGTAACTTGTTCCTATCGCATTTTACTATACGCTTCAAGGAGGATGAATGCTGCTGCCtttgaagagagaggaaaggtAGCTCtcgaaaaagcaaggaaatgaattctttcCAAAGGACCCCAGGAAGGATACTGGGGTCCTACCTGATGACATCTTGATATTACCTCAGCTGGATTTCTAAACTTCAGAGATATATTATCGATAATTAATGTGTATTGTTTTACGTTAGAAAGCTTgtggtaaagtttttttttttttaatttttttattaatcaaaaaaagaaaagaaattaacacaacatttagaaatcattccattctacaaatgcactcagtaattcttagtatcatcacatagatgtatgatcatcatttcttagtacatttgcatcgatttaggaaaagaactagcaaaacagcagaaaaagatatagaatgttaatatagagaagagaattaaaataataatactaataatatatatatatatatatataaaggaaaaagaaaaaaaacaaaaacaaaagatgcaaacacacaaacaaacaaacaaaaaaccatatttcaggtgcagcttcattcagtgttccaacctagttacattacacttaggtattattgtgctgtccatttttgagtttttgtatctagtcctgttgcacagtctgtatcccttctgctccaattacccattatcttaccctgtttctaactcctgctggtctctgttaccaatgatatattccaagctgattctcgaatgtcggttcacatcagtgggaccttacagtatttgtcctttagttttgggctagactcactcagcataatgttctctaggtccatccatgttattacatgcttcataagtttagtctgtcttaaagctgcataatattccatcgtaggtatatgccacagtttgtttagccactcgtctgttgatgaacattttggctgtttccatctctttgcaattgtagataatgctgctataaacactggtgtgcaaatgtccgtctgtgtctttgcccttaagtcccttgagtagatacctagcagtggtattgctgggtcgtaatccattctgccattctatgtcttttgattgggaaattcagtccattaacttttagtattattactgtttggataatattttcctccaccattttggcttttgtattatatatatcatatctgattttccttctttctacactttactccatacctctctcttctgtctttttgtatctgactctagtgctccctttagtatttcttgcagagctggtctcttggtcacaaattctctcagtgactttttgtctataaatgttttaatttctccttcatttttgaaggacaattttgctggatataggagtcttggttggcagtttttctcttttagtaatttaaatatatcatcccactgtcttctagcttccatggtttctgctgagaaatctacacatagtcttattgggtttcccttggatgtgacagattgtttttctcttgctgctttcaagatcttctctttctctttgacctctgacattctaactagtaagtgtcttggagaacgcctatttgggtctattctctttggggtgcgctgcacttcttggatctgcaaatttaggtctttcataagagttgggaaattttcagtgataatttcttccattagtttttctcctccttttcccttctcttctccttctgggacacccacaacacgtatatttgtgcgcttcatattgtcattcagttccctgatcccctgctcaagtttttccattcttttcccgatagtttctgtttctttttggaattcagatgttccatcctccagttcactaattgtagcttctgtctctttagatctaccattgtaggtatccattgttttttccattttttcttctttgtccttcactcccataagttctgtgatttgttttttcagattttctatttcttctttttgttcagcccatgtcttcttcatgtcctccctcaatttattgatttggtttttgaagagtttttccatttctgttcgtatattcagcattagttgtctcagctcctgtatctcatttgaactattggtttgttcctttgactgggccatatcttcaattttccgagcgtcatccattattttctgctggtgtctgggcatttgatcagatttccctgggtgtgggacccagctggttgaaaggtttttctgtggaatctctgggctctgtttttcttttcctgcccagtaggtggcgctcgtggcgctcgtctgtctgcacggcagtcggcccgggaaaccgcgcatggaggcgggggtcgctggccgccgcggcttgggagagtgccggtcctaattgcccagctggcctgaaacgccaagcgtgacgggagggccccgctatccaacgttcccagtcagaccggggagccacgtgcgtggaggggaccccagtcgccagccgcccgggccgggaaaacgcgcgcccctcgggtatctcaccgcagcagattctccctgcctgttcagctgttccagaatggggtacgctgtctttttggtctctgtcgtgactccgggagctgtttcgtattgtttctgtttctttagttgcttttctggaggagaaactaagacccgcgtgtcttactaagccgccatcttctccggaagtaatTGTGGTAAAGTTTTTTTGCAGGTATAGAAAACCAGTATACACAGCTTCTGACAAGAAGTGTAATTGTATGTTTCTTAAGTAATCATGGACCATATTAACATCTCAACTCATTCTTGAGGAAAATAAGACTTCATTAATAGAGGCTGATgtcatattcaaaatatttataggCTAAAGATACAATATTATAAACTGTCAAGTGATACCATGTTgatacagattcagtgcaattacaaatccagtgtgtgtgtgtgtttataaattGAGAAggtgattttaaaactttcatagCAATACAAAATGTCAAGAATAGAGAGGTCATTTCTGAAGGACATGTGGGAGAACTTTTACTTCCAATTCAAAGATTTATTTaaagctatagaaaatttaacttaaatatttaactttttgttcAAGATTGTATAAATAGATTAACTAAAATATGCAGTAAGCACAGAAAAATTCTTAGGCCTCTAAGAATTCTGCCTCAGAGAACTTGTCTGACTTGTTTACGCCTGAATCTCTCAGGGATCCAATCACCCTAGCCTTCTAGCAGCCCCAGCAGCACTCCATCTCAGGGGAAAAGGAGTTACTGTGTTTGATTTCATCCTTGTCTAGGACTGGGAAATGCAGGGGCCCAGATAATCAAAGAATGATCTCCTAGGAATATATGGAAATGCATAAATGTTTCAATTCACCTCTCACTGGAAACTTTACTAGAGAGTTTTACTCACTTCCTTCTAAATAGATACTTCCCACTCTTCCTATAAGACAGGGGACAGAAACGAGACTGGTGAGTTGAAAACTGCAATCACTGAGGGAGGAAAAACACTCTTACAGGCTCTACAACTTTATCCAATAACCTAGTGTTGAGTTTACTCAGGGTCCGAAGGATGTGATCATGAGAGGAGGGTCTTGCTGGCACCAACGATTCTGGGGTCAGGAGACAGACCATGGTAAGCCACTATCAAAATAGAGGTCAGACCAGCTGtcataggagaaaagaaagaaagggttgAAGAGTAGGTTTTGACCAGAGCAGCAGACCTTGATTTGGATATCTTCTTATAATCCCTCTTGGTAGTTTTTATGAGTAGTGGTAATTTTCCTCCCCATTAAGCATATTCCTGTAAACCTGAGAAAATGGGCTCCCTGAGAGGAGCAATTTGTGCTCCAAATTTTTTGAGCTATAGTCTAGACTAAATTATAGAGATATTATTGAGCTCTAActgtttatgttttttaaaatcagtctACCTGCTTTTCAGGCCATGGGAAGTAACATGGCCATTGTTTTAGGGTGGATATCATGAAGACTCTCTGTTGCCATACAGTATTCTTGTAAGCTTGATTTCTAGTGCCTGCCAGACTGCAGGCTGCATTGGCTCTTGAGATATAACTTAAATATGCATCCATATGGAGGGCTGCTTACATTACTCCTAAGGCAGACGCAATGTGTTCACCTTGAATAATTAAGGATTTTGTTCATGACAAAACCTCCCCCTAAATGAGGGAGGCTCATATATAAAACTTTGACTAGGATCCTGGGAGAGACGTCACAATAGCCTACATGGTTCCATCCTTTCTTTTTACATAAGACTGTTACTACGCCTGTCAAAATTGACAATACAGTGCTAGTATGACTTGCTTACAAATTTCACTTACTTTCCTTAAAAGCTTTTTGAATGATATCTTGCATTTGTTGGGGAAGATAACAACCATCTCTCTCCAAAACTGGTATAAAGTTGGGGCATATTCTCCAGAATGTGAGGATTTTCTCAGGTTGACTTCTCCTTTGCCAAATGACATTGACTGACATTTATTAAGAAGGCATTGCCAAACTCACTGATGGATagcttcctctcctcttcttaaGGAACAGAGGTTCTCCAGGATTTAGGTCATTGCTCCTAGGGCACATGCCACCTCTCAGCTCATTTTTCTCTGCCTAAGACAGAACAGTGTTCCCCAATGCCATCTGTGTTTTCTCCTAAATGCATTCCTTATAGTCACATCACAGGATGTTTGTGCCTTAATCTGAACCATACCCAAATCTTGTGTAACAGCACTTCTTTCACCACCACACAAATAAAAGCTGCCCTTTATTTTCCATCATCACTTTTTCCAAGCTTCATCCAAACTCTTTAGTTTATTATGTAAAAACCATAATTTGAAACATAATTGTATATGGAAGTCAACCATTGCCTTTCCTTGCAGTTCACCTCATTTGACATTTTTATCATTTACTTTCTCTTCCCCCATCTTTATTTGTCTTACTACTCCTCCTCTTCCATCTCTTCCACCTCCCATTCCTGTCCCTCCCATTTCTTCTCATCCTCATAATTCATACTTCTTCCTTTTGAACTTGAGCTTATCCTAAGTATTTACATTATGACCAGAACACATCTATTTAGGTTTCTTATGAAATGGCTCATTATCAGCTCCTTGACCTATAAAAATAACAATCTCCTTTTgttcattaataaatatatattgaaatgaaGTGTGgtccaaagcaaagagaaggggCAATAATTAGTCAATTCTGTAAGTGCAGTTCCCCATCCAGCTTCTAATGGAACTCTGAATGTGACAGTTGCAGTCCCCAACTGCCTTCAGCAGCAGAGTAGAATTAGTTTGATCAGCCCTTTCTGACAATTGTGTTGTCCTCAGGACTCAAGAACCAGTGGAAATCAGACTGCAGAGGCCATGGATAACTTGAGCTGCTATAACCCCAGTTCTTTTATCCTTGTTGGGTTACCAAGCCTAGAGAAGTTCCACATCTGGATTGGGATTCCCTTTTGCACATTCTATGTTGTGGCTGTGGTGGGAAATTGCCTCCTCTTGTACCTCATTGCAGTTGATCATAGCCTCCACGagcccatgttctttttcctgtctatGCTGGCCATGACTGACCTCATCTTGTCCACTACTACAGTGCCCAAGCTTCTCGATAACCTCTGGCTTGGCTCCCAGGAAAtaactttctctggatgtctcACGCAAATGTTCTTCCTCCACTTCACCTTTGCAGTGGATTCAGCCATCCTATTGGCCATGGCGCTTgatcgctatgtggccatctgcttCCCCTTGAGATACAGCACCATCCTGGCTCCACAGGTGGTCATCAAGCTTGTGGTAAACCTTGTTCTGAGAAGCTTCTCTGTTATCCTGCCAGTTGTTTTTCTGCTGAAACGGTTGCCCTTCTGCAGAACACGCATCATCCCACACACATACTGTGAGCATATAGGTGTTGCTCGGCTTTCCTCAGCTGACATCTCCATCAACATCTGGTACGGATTTGCTGTGCCTCTCATGACAGTCATCTCAGATGTGATTTTTATCGCTGTTTCCTACACCTTCATCCTTCGTGCTGTCTTTCAACTCTCATCCCACGGTGCTCGCCAAAAGGCACTTAGTACCTGTGGCTCCCATGCCTGTGTTATCCTCATGTTTTACACGCCTGCCTTCTTCTCCATCCTCGCTCATCGCTTTGGTCACAGTGTTCCTCGACACTTGCTCATCCTGTTTGCCAACCTCTATGTGGCCATCCCTCCTGCTCTGAATCCTATTGTTTACGGAGTGAAGACCAAGCAGATCCAAGACAAATTTATTCTCCTATTCTCTTTGAAGATAACCCAATAATTGAGGAACACCACTGAAGAAGAACTTAATGTAAATTTGATTTATTGAAACTTATATGATGTAGAAAGATATAAGAACAAAGCTGTAAATTCTATTACTGCAAAAATTCAGGATTGTACCCAGGTACAATGAATAAGCAAGAGAGTGTGTAGAGAAAAAATGTTCtagatattttgaaaaacaagGATTGTGTGGGTTTAGATTTCTcactttttgtgtgaaaatgacGATGATGAGGAGAAGAGAGGTAAAACTAGGCTTATAtctttcctattttaattttaggaaatttGAAGTTTAAATATTTCCTAATGTATGGTtgaggtacattttttttttttaatttctcagttagTGATAAGGTCTCCTGCCTTCTTTATTTAATTAGCTCTCAATTCTGTCTGCTCCAACTTTAATTAAACTTAGTTCTTATCATTcttttattctagattctgtACATATCAAGTACGCTGCTCTTGTGTTCAGCTACCCACAATGGAACAGTTTCTCcaaaaaattttttcatcatcatcaACTCCTCACAGAACTgctctgtctgtatttgtgtcaTGTCTCTCCTCTCATGTCTCTCTTCTTACGTCTTTCCTTTCGAGTTCCATCCCATGGAGGCTCCCTTTTCTCCCAAAACCTCTGTTTTAGAAGAATTAAGTGATGAAAAGCAGATCCAAATATAgatcaatattttttcattacacTATAATCATTTGACTGACATCATTTGGTTAAATAAACTTCTGTACTGTCTACCTTAATATCTCTGTTACCAGACAAATTCTGCTACTATGCTGACACAATGAATCCTCCATCTTCTAGTTATTTCTCTTGACATCACGCCATCACTCTATCCATGGCTATCTGGGTTTTGTAACTTCCCAGGCCTAAACCACTAAAAAATACTGAACTCAAGTTCCCCTATTTGATTGAATTTTCTATACTGACAGCTCCTTTGCTCTAGAAGACAAAACTGTCCACTGTCCTGGCCAGACttacttattttacatttttctttatggaTCTCAGTTACATAGAGTTGCATATTCTTTCTATCAATTCTCTTCAATTGCATCCTTCAAGAGAAGACTAAACTTTGGTTTACACAAACTTTATCTTTAAAGATACCCAAACACTATCTTTACccaaattttacatatatattggCATATTTAATGTTCACCAATAAGTATGGAGTGGATAAAATTATTTAactcatttcatagatgaggaaacggaCATATAAGTGAGGAATATAATTGCTGGTCTGGGATCTGAGCTCAGGTCTGTCTGATTCCAAGTTCTGTATTCTTTATCCATATCCTATCTGGGTATCTATTCACTTAAACGGCTCATAAGCTTTTCACATTTAATGTTGCAAAATTGACCTGGTGGCTGTCTACCTTTCCACACAAAAAAACTGTTCTTCCTTTGCTTCCTATCTTTCTAGTAAATTGTTAAATCACTGATCTGAATTCCAAAGCCAAAAACCTAggacttttcctttatttctcctcttttagCCTCCAAGAAAATTTCTCAACATTTTAGTTGAATGGTACTCAAGTTTGAATTGCTATAAGTCATACCAGTGTAGAAATGTAAATCACATTCTCTCCTTTATTATTGCTTTTGTGCTTATTTGGGTCCTTACCTGTCATTTATTTCTCTGAGTGTATTGCAAAGTCCACATTTAGGTCTTACAGCCTGCTTTATCCAATCTACTCTTTCCCTATAAAAGCTAGagtgatcatttaaaaatgcacCTATGACTGTGTCAGTACACCTTGAAACTCTACAGTGGTTTAGTTGTCCTTAGAATCATGTAAGCATTGAATGAAAATAGCAACCTCCCATGAAACTCCAGTTTAAGcctgtataagaataaccttcagaatagcctcttaataCCATTTGAAcattcttagccactgataacttattttctttcatttctctttcccccttttagtccagaaggcATGGTCAATCCCAAAGTGCCAGAGCCAAGCTCctcactgggagtcatgtaccacattgtcagggaaactttcacccttgaatgtcacATCTCTTATAGGGGGGAAAATTTGCCTTAGGCAGAGAGAGGTTGcatttgagcaaaaaaagaggtttcctgggagCAACACTTAGTCATAATTAtagatagtcttagcttctctactataaaaataagtttaatagttgcaagtttcaaaatcaagggcttggcatatttTCTCTGAAATTCCTAATGTTTCAGAGAGTTCCAAGGgcttcccaggtgggaaaatttggtagtttcatattttttctccagtccatcaagggactctaccaatattttaaattatcagctCACCATCGTCTGAGATGTATCTGAGTGTTATATTAAGCTGCACACAATTAGATGTCCTCG is a window encoding:
- the LOC143643579 gene encoding olfactory receptor 52H1-like, whose product is MDNLSCYNPSSFILVGLPSLEKFHIWIGIPFCTFYVVAVVGNCLLLYLIAVDHSLHEPMFFFLSMLAMTDLILSTTTVPKLLDNLWLGSQEITFSGCLTQMFFLHFTFAVDSAILLAMALDRYVAICFPLRYSTILAPQVVIKLVVNLVLRSFSVILPVVFLLKRLPFCRTRIIPHTYCEHIGVARLSSADISINIWYGFAVPLMTVISDVIFIAVSYTFILRAVFQLSSHGARQKALSTCGSHACVILMFYTPAFFSILAHRFGHSVPRHLLILFANLYVAIPPALNPIVYGVKTKQIQDKFILLFSLKITQ